Below is a genomic region from Leptospira yasudae.
AAACTCTTTGGATTTTTCTTCCAGTCCCACTTGAAGGGCTTCCTTCTCGCCGATTCCTTTTTCCTCCGCGAATTTGCGGAGTTCCTGCGTTAAATTCATCGAACAAAAATGAGGACCGCACATGGAACAAAAGTGCGCCGTTTTCATACGATCCTGCGGAAGGGTTTCATCGTGAAACGACTTTGCCGTTTCCGGATCGAGGGAAAGAGCAAACTGATCTTCCCAGCGAAATTCGAAACGGGCCTTGCTCAAAAGATTATCGCGTTCGATCGCGCCCGGATGTCCCTTTGCCAAATCGGCCGCATGAGCCGCGATCTTATACGCGATCACTCCTTGTTTTACGTCTTCCTTATCGGGAAGTCCGAGATGTTCTTTCGGCGTCACATAACAGAGCATAGCCGTTCCGAACCATCCGATCATCGCGGCTCCTATCGCGGAAGTAATATGATCGTAACCCGGAGCGATGTCCGTGACAAGAGGGCCTAACGTATAAAACGGTGCTTCTTGACAGAGTTTCATCTGAAGATCGACGTTCTCTTTGATGAGATGCATCGGAACGTGACCCGGCCCTTCGATCATTACTTGAACGTCCTCTTCCCAAGCGCGTTTGGTCAATTCACCGAGCGTTTCCAATTCTCCGAATTGCGCTTTGTCGTTTGCGTCCGCGATCGAACCGGGACGCAATCCGTCTCCGAGAGAAAACGAAACTCCGTATTTTTTCATCACCTTGAGAATCTCGTCGAAATGCGTATAAAGAAAATTCTCCTTATGATGTGCGAGACACCATTTTGCGAGAATCGATCCTCCCCTTGATACGATCCCGGTCACGCGGTTGGCGGTAAACGGTATATAACGCAGCAGAACTCCCGCGTGAATCGTAAAGTAGTCCACTCCCTGTTCGGCTTGTTCCTCCAAAGTCTCTAAGAAAACTTGAATATTCAAATTCTCCGCTTTTCCTTTCACCTTTTCCAGAGCCTGATAAATCGGAACCGTTCCGATCGGTACGGGGGAATTTCTCAAGATCCATTCTCTCGTTTCGTGAATGTTCTTTCCCGTGGAAAGATCCATCACCGTGTCCGCTCCCCACTTGACCGCCCAATGAAGTTTTTCGACTTCTTCTTCGATGGAGGAACCGAGCGCGGAATTTCCGATGTTCGCATTAA
It encodes:
- the thiC gene encoding phosphomethylpyrimidine synthase ThiC, which codes for MEPAQSFQVPLKTIRLTDGTEYQSYHTEGALSDKQPSDYKNGIAKLRQEWIRKRLDRGDTNHSQMYYAKQGIVTEEMRYVALRENMNPEFVRSAIASGRAILPSNRNHPELEPMIIGKDFLVKINANIGNSALGSSIEEEVEKLHWAVKWGADTVMDLSTGKNIHETREWILRNSPVPIGTVPIYQALEKVKGKAENLNIQVFLETLEEQAEQGVDYFTIHAGVLLRYIPFTANRVTGIVSRGGSILAKWCLAHHKENFLYTHFDEILKVMKKYGVSFSLGDGLRPGSIADANDKAQFGELETLGELTKRAWEEDVQVMIEGPGHVPMHLIKENVDLQMKLCQEAPFYTLGPLVTDIAPGYDHITSAIGAAMIGWFGTAMLCYVTPKEHLGLPDKEDVKQGVIAYKIAAHAADLAKGHPGAIERDNLLSKARFEFRWEDQFALSLDPETAKSFHDETLPQDRMKTAHFCSMCGPHFCSMNLTQELRKFAEEKGIGEKEALQVGLEEKSKEFLDQGAEIYSAP